The following coding sequences are from one Salinicoccus sp. Bachu38 window:
- a CDS encoding Na+/H+ antiporter NhaC family protein — translation MESILNWEYISLVPPLLTLLLVVLTRKVGISLGVGIITSAFVVAGADIMETLGMIWNSFAIIFVDGGSINTWNAFILIFLSLLGIMTAFINMSGGARAFTAWALTKVKSRRGANMATALLGIIVFIDDYFSALIVGQVAKPLTDKYNVSRAKLAYLIDTTASPISVIAPISSWGAGIMGLVAPLIAAAGMVAVTPFQAFVYMIPMNFYVLTAVAMMFIVILTRFDIGPMRKHESLAINEGQVVGDTREVPGETDEELPVHQQGSAKALIVPILGLAITVIVAMFVTGAMTGGSFDIFSIFENTLVTHSLVIGGIVGLVLSLFYFFKYTRKDSDFGKTEIWLGVKTGFMAMFPAILVLTLAWMIGDLIGQLGTGELLGAMVENSNMPTGLLLAVVFAVACLMALATGTSWGSFGILIPITGEIMISLDATDLLLPSIAAVLAGAVFGDHCSPISDSTILSSTGAGCNHIVHVMTQLPYAVGSALIALVGYLVLGLTSSLLLALLTLLVLIIIVVVVSKVVYTPIAKESTES, via the coding sequence ATGGAAAGTATACTGAACTGGGAGTACATCTCCCTCGTCCCGCCGCTTCTTACACTGCTGCTGGTGGTGCTGACACGCAAAGTGGGCATCAGCCTTGGTGTCGGGATCATCACTTCGGCGTTTGTCGTAGCGGGCGCGGACATAATGGAAACGCTGGGAATGATTTGGAACAGCTTCGCGATCATTTTCGTGGATGGGGGATCCATCAATACATGGAATGCATTCATCCTCATCTTCCTCAGTCTGCTCGGCATCATGACGGCATTCATCAACATGTCGGGCGGGGCCAGGGCCTTCACCGCCTGGGCACTGACGAAGGTGAAATCCCGGCGGGGTGCGAACATGGCAACCGCACTGCTCGGCATCATCGTCTTCATTGATGATTACTTCAGTGCATTGATCGTCGGCCAGGTGGCAAAGCCGCTTACGGACAAATATAACGTCTCCCGGGCAAAGCTTGCCTATCTGATCGATACGACGGCATCACCGATTTCCGTCATCGCCCCGATTTCAAGCTGGGGCGCAGGCATCATGGGGCTGGTGGCACCATTGATTGCCGCAGCGGGCATGGTGGCGGTTACGCCATTCCAGGCATTCGTCTATATGATTCCGATGAACTTCTACGTACTGACTGCGGTGGCGATGATGTTCATCGTCATCCTGACACGTTTCGACATCGGACCGATGCGCAAGCACGAATCCCTCGCCATCAATGAGGGACAGGTCGTCGGGGACACGCGTGAAGTGCCCGGCGAGACGGACGAGGAGCTCCCCGTCCATCAGCAGGGTTCTGCCAAAGCGCTCATCGTGCCGATTCTGGGTCTCGCCATCACGGTCATCGTGGCGATGTTCGTCACAGGTGCAATGACGGGCGGTTCGTTCGACATCTTCAGCATCTTCGAAAATACGCTGGTTACGCATTCCCTCGTCATCGGGGGAATCGTCGGCCTGGTGCTGAGCCTGTTCTACTTCTTCAAATATACACGCAAGGACAGCGACTTCGGCAAGACGGAAATCTGGCTGGGTGTGAAGACCGGCTTCATGGCAATGTTCCCGGCAATCCTTGTGCTGACTCTGGCATGGATGATCGGGGATCTGATCGGCCAGCTCGGCACCGGCGAACTGCTCGGTGCGATGGTCGAGAATTCGAACATGCCGACAGGTCTGCTGCTTGCAGTCGTCTTTGCGGTCGCCTGTCTGATGGCGTTGGCAACGGGGACAAGCTGGGGTTCGTTCGGCATCCTGATCCCGATCACGGGTGAAATCATGATCTCACTCGATGCGACGGACCTGCTGCTGCCAAGCATCGCAGCGGTACTCGCCGGCGCAGTGTTCGGCGACCACTGTTCACCGATTTCGGACTCGACGATCCTGTCATCCACCGGTGCGGGGTGCAACCACATCGTCCATGTCATGACCCAGCTGCCATATGCGGTCGGTTCTGCGCTGATTGCGCTGGTCGGCTACCTGGTCCTCGGGCTGACATCGAGTCTCCTGCTCGCCCTTCTGACACTGCTGGTGCTCATCATTATTGTCGTAGTCGTCTCCAAGGTCGTCTATACTCCAATCGCCAAAGAAAGTACAGAATCATAG